One Mycobacterium sp. SMC-4 DNA window includes the following coding sequences:
- a CDS encoding phage terminase small subunit P27 family, whose product MPADLTENEKVLWEATVPTLERLDLLTEAHVGVLRGYAMMYDQALRAHAAVERFGVLLPVKTRTGTAVKSNPALREARMAVGEMRACARELGCTPAAESAIAGLAAGTADPTAPNPFGWAGTV is encoded by the coding sequence ATGCCGGCTGATCTCACCGAGAATGAGAAAGTCCTCTGGGAGGCAACGGTCCCCACGTTGGAACGTCTCGATCTGCTCACCGAGGCACACGTCGGCGTGCTGCGCGGCTACGCCATGATGTATGACCAGGCCCTCCGTGCTCACGCTGCCGTCGAGCGGTTCGGGGTGTTGTTGCCGGTGAAAACCCGAACTGGCACCGCCGTGAAGAGTAACCCCGCTCTGCGGGAGGCGCGGATGGCAGTCGGAGAGATGCGGGCCTGCGCCCGCGAACTCGGCTGCACACCCGCTGCAGAGTCGGCCATCGCGGGTCTTGCTGCGGGAACAGCTGACCCGACCGCGCCCAACCCGTTCGGCTGGGCGGGAACAGTCTGA
- a CDS encoding helix-turn-helix domain-containing protein — MIDISVVAKRSGLPASTLRFYEEKGLIASVARRSRRRFFGTDVFDRLALIALGRTAGFSLDEIATMLALGGARQIDRNALEARAAEIDSTIARLSAISTALKHAAACPAPNHMECPTFRGYLDLAAAGLVSAPPPRAPCPGPPYH, encoded by the coding sequence GTGATCGACATCTCTGTGGTCGCGAAGCGCTCTGGCCTGCCGGCCTCGACGCTGCGGTTCTACGAGGAGAAGGGACTGATCGCCTCGGTGGCTCGACGGAGTCGGCGCCGGTTCTTCGGCACTGACGTGTTCGACCGGTTGGCGCTCATCGCACTCGGGCGGACTGCCGGGTTCTCGCTCGACGAGATCGCCACGATGCTCGCACTCGGCGGAGCGCGCCAGATCGACCGAAACGCCCTTGAAGCCCGGGCAGCAGAGATCGACAGCACCATAGCGAGACTCTCCGCGATCAGCACCGCGCTCAAGCACGCCGCGGCCTGTCCGGCTCCGAATCACATGGAATGTCCCACTTTCCGCGGCTACCTCGACCTCGCCGCGGCCGGACTGGTCAGTGCGCCGCCGCCGCGCGCGCCCTGCCCGGGTCCGCCTTACCACTGA
- a CDS encoding class I SAM-dependent methyltransferase, with product MADRGNAAQVQVWNGDSGEAWVTLQRVLDQTLKPFEGLIVDSVAASAEPREQILDVGCGTGATTLALAEHFADHGRCTGIDISEPMIQTARKRAQGSNLPVEFIIGDAQSFALPPNTFDLLVSRFGVMFFDDPATAFGNLRRATRPGGRLTFVCWRHPRDNPFMSTAEHAAARLLTDLEPLTTGSPGPFAFADAHRIQAVLRDGGWTDVDIRPVDVACTMRERDLPAYLTRMGSVGRRLRTVDTQTRAQVITALSQAYTQFVVDGEVRYTAACWMVHARR from the coding sequence ATGGCCGACCGGGGAAACGCTGCTCAGGTGCAGGTGTGGAACGGCGACAGCGGCGAGGCGTGGGTGACGTTGCAGCGCGTGCTGGACCAGACGCTGAAACCCTTCGAGGGCCTCATTGTCGACTCTGTCGCTGCGTCAGCCGAACCTCGCGAGCAGATTTTGGATGTGGGTTGTGGAACGGGCGCAACGACATTGGCCCTCGCCGAGCATTTCGCAGACCACGGTAGGTGCACCGGAATCGACATCTCCGAGCCGATGATTCAGACGGCTCGCAAGCGCGCGCAGGGCAGCAATCTTCCGGTCGAGTTCATTATCGGTGACGCCCAGTCGTTTGCCTTGCCGCCGAACACATTCGATCTCCTGGTGTCCCGCTTCGGAGTGATGTTCTTCGATGATCCCGCGACGGCGTTTGGAAATCTCAGGCGCGCGACACGACCCGGTGGCCGACTCACGTTCGTGTGTTGGCGTCACCCCAGGGATAACCCGTTCATGAGCACCGCCGAGCACGCTGCGGCGCGGTTGCTCACCGACCTTGAGCCATTGACCACGGGCAGCCCTGGGCCGTTCGCATTCGCCGATGCGCATCGGATACAAGCCGTTCTGCGCGACGGCGGCTGGACGGACGTCGATATCAGGCCGGTTGACGTCGCATGCACCATGCGGGAACGCGACCTTCCTGCCTACCTGACGCGGATGGGGTCGGTAGGCCGGAGACTGCGGACCGTCGACACCCAGACACGCGCTCAGGTGATCACCGCGCTCAGCCAGGCATACACGCAGTTCGTCGTCGATGGCGAAGTCCGCTACACCGCAGCGTGCTGGATGGTCCACGCCCGGCGTTGA
- a CDS encoding lipid-transfer protein yields MSRIFVIGVGMTKFEKPGGRAAGGAEHEARREGWDYPDMARESGTNALSDAGVDYTDIQQGYVGYCTGDSTSGQRALYELGMTGIPIVNVNNNCSTGSTALYLGAQAIRGGLADCVLALGFEKMQPGSLGGGADDRESPMKRHILALNDIDEMQFPVAPWMFGAAGREHMKKYGTTAEHFAKIGYKNHKHSVNNPYAQFQDEYTLDDILAAKMISDPLTKLQCSPTSDGSAAVVLASEDFVAKRGLAGQAVEIVGQAMTTDFASTFDGSAANIIGYDMNVQAAQQVYQQSGLGPQDFQVIELHDCFSANELLLYEALGLCGPGEAPQLIDDDQTTYGGRWVVNPSGGLISKGHPLGATGLAQCSELTWQLRGTADKRQVDGVTAALQHNIGLGGAAVVTAYRRADR; encoded by the coding sequence ATGAGCCGGATTTTTGTCATCGGTGTCGGTATGACGAAGTTCGAGAAGCCGGGCGGACGCGCAGCTGGCGGAGCGGAGCATGAGGCGCGGCGGGAGGGCTGGGACTACCCGGACATGGCCCGCGAGTCGGGCACCAATGCGCTGTCCGACGCCGGGGTGGACTACACCGACATCCAGCAGGGCTATGTGGGTTACTGCACCGGTGACTCGACGTCGGGTCAGCGCGCGCTCTACGAGTTGGGCATGACCGGCATCCCGATCGTCAACGTCAACAACAATTGCTCCACCGGATCGACGGCGCTGTATCTGGGCGCGCAGGCCATCCGCGGTGGCCTGGCCGACTGCGTCCTGGCGCTGGGCTTCGAGAAGATGCAGCCCGGATCGCTGGGCGGCGGTGCCGACGACCGGGAGTCGCCGATGAAGCGGCATATCCTGGCGCTCAACGACATCGACGAGATGCAATTCCCGGTGGCGCCGTGGATGTTCGGCGCGGCAGGCCGTGAGCACATGAAGAAGTACGGCACCACCGCGGAGCATTTCGCCAAGATCGGATACAAGAACCACAAACACTCGGTGAACAACCCGTACGCGCAGTTCCAGGACGAGTACACCCTCGACGACATTCTGGCAGCCAAGATGATCTCCGATCCGCTGACCAAGCTGCAGTGTTCACCCACCTCGGACGGCTCGGCGGCGGTGGTGTTGGCCAGTGAGGACTTCGTCGCCAAACGCGGACTGGCCGGCCAGGCCGTCGAGATCGTCGGGCAGGCGATGACGACAGATTTCGCGTCGACGTTCGACGGCAGCGCCGCCAACATCATCGGCTATGACATGAATGTCCAAGCTGCACAACAGGTTTACCAGCAGTCCGGGCTTGGGCCACAGGATTTTCAGGTGATCGAGCTGCACGACTGCTTCTCGGCCAACGAGCTGCTGCTGTATGAGGCCTTGGGGTTGTGCGGGCCCGGCGAGGCGCCGCAGCTCATCGACGATGACCAGACCACCTACGGCGGACGCTGGGTGGTCAACCCGTCCGGTGGGCTGATCTCGAAGGGGCATCCGCTGGGGGCAACCGGGCTGGCCCAGTGCAGCGAGCTGACGTGGCAGTTGCGCGGAACCGCCGACAAGCGTCAGGTCGACGGGGTGACTGCCGCGCTGCAGCACAACATCGGCCTCGGCGGGGCGGCTGTCGTCACCGCCTACCGGCGCGCCGACCGGTAG
- a CDS encoding patatin-like phospholipase family protein: MTDRRRALVLAGGGLAGIAWETGVLLGICDEAPEAGAALVDSEVLVGTSAGSTVAAQLGSGTPLEELFARQLSEEGGSHEIHPGASIETIIELFLDAMQTPGATKEQKLQKIGAVAAGVETVAEPVRRNVIAHRLPSHQWPQRMLRITGIDIDTGELVIFDNASGVDLVDAVAASCAVPGVWPPVTLGRRRYMDGGVGSTVNMTAAHDCAVAVALVPSGAQTPSPWGSGAVDEISAFPGATLAIFADSDSLSAFGPNPLDPACRAPSAHAGRAQGRREARRVADFLT, encoded by the coding sequence ATGACCGATCGAAGGCGCGCACTGGTGCTCGCTGGGGGAGGGCTGGCCGGCATTGCCTGGGAAACCGGAGTGCTGCTGGGGATCTGCGATGAGGCACCCGAGGCCGGTGCGGCCCTGGTGGACTCGGAGGTCCTGGTCGGGACGTCGGCGGGATCGACGGTGGCCGCCCAGCTCGGCAGCGGAACCCCCCTGGAGGAGCTGTTCGCCCGGCAGCTGTCCGAGGAGGGCGGTTCCCATGAGATTCATCCCGGTGCGTCGATCGAGACGATCATCGAGCTGTTTCTCGACGCGATGCAGACCCCTGGAGCCACCAAAGAGCAGAAGCTACAGAAGATCGGCGCCGTGGCAGCCGGTGTCGAGACCGTCGCCGAACCGGTGCGCCGCAACGTCATCGCCCACCGGTTGCCGTCCCATCAGTGGCCGCAGCGAATGCTGCGGATCACCGGAATCGACATCGACACCGGCGAACTGGTGATCTTCGACAACGCCTCGGGGGTCGATCTGGTCGATGCCGTCGCCGCGAGTTGTGCTGTGCCCGGGGTATGGCCACCCGTCACCCTCGGCCGGCGTCGATACATGGACGGAGGTGTGGGCAGCACGGTCAACATGACCGCAGCCCACGACTGTGCGGTCGCGGTCGCACTGGTCCCGTCCGGCGCGCAGACGCCGTCCCCGTGGGGCAGCGGCGCGGTCGACGAAATCAGCGCGTTCCCCGGCGCGACGCTGGCGATATTCGCCGACTCGGATTCGTTGTCGGCGTTTGGCCCCAATCCGCTGGACCCGGCCTGCCGGGCGCCCTCGGCACATGCCGGGCGCGCGCAGGGACGCCGCGAAGCGCGCCGCGTTGCCGACTTCCTAACGTGA
- a CDS encoding SRPBCC family protein has translation MPEAHLMEQSRAIPVDLETAYRRTLPIPLPTLFSRWYGPIAPIKAVRDQSGDWSAVGQTRTVVQVGGGTMREELTAVDAPHAFGYTLSGITGALAPLVDHIDGQWLFAPAGTGTEVTWRWTVYPRSAAAALAMPAFARLWRGFARLSLEQLSHELLREEPAG, from the coding sequence ATGCCTGAAGCCCACCTGATGGAGCAGTCGCGGGCCATTCCCGTCGACCTGGAGACCGCGTACCGACGCACCCTGCCGATACCGCTGCCCACCCTGTTCAGCCGCTGGTACGGCCCCATCGCCCCGATCAAGGCGGTACGCGACCAGAGCGGAGACTGGAGTGCGGTAGGCCAGACTCGCACCGTCGTCCAGGTCGGCGGCGGCACGATGCGTGAGGAGCTGACCGCCGTCGACGCACCACACGCGTTCGGCTACACCCTGTCGGGGATTACCGGCGCGCTGGCGCCGCTGGTCGACCACATCGACGGGCAATGGCTTTTCGCGCCTGCCGGGACCGGTACCGAGGTGACCTGGAGATGGACCGTCTACCCGCGGTCCGCGGCAGCGGCACTGGCGATGCCCGCGTTCGCGCGCCTGTGGCGTGGATTCGCCAGGCTGAGCCTCGAGCAGCTCTCCCACGAGTTGCTGCGCGAAGAACCCGCCGGATGA
- a CDS encoding phage major capsid protein, giving the protein MKTREELARMTRDDCAAACAELVQEQGKIISSKHRLSAADEQRVRELQDEFDQVNGHRKRLDVKSGREPLGEGRTKLVPGTDPGDGDHERGSRVPGRDRAMRLLERAVSDGTVNASGAETVERQLDTGSLLARSWSARWVAATGSEAYRSAFAKKAIDPDNGHLSWTPDEAEAWRVATAVHAERSAMSLTDNQGGYLVPWHLDPTVLLTNGGSTNPLLQIARVEPTFTDVWHGVTSAGVTAEWLGEGDEAADASPTFGQPAIPCHKASAYVEWSFEVGMDAASFLDELGKLLLDGLDQLTSAASTLGTGTGQPTGVVTAVAAAGGSVVSPTVAETFSAADIYKVQNEAAPRWQANSSWMMGLGLINTARQFETGNGALRFPELRDNPPMLLGRNVFENSHMDVTINPAVTEDNFVALYGDFKQFLITVRSGSLLELIPNVVGPNRRPVGRRGGFLWARYGSGVLVPEAFRLLSIPTTA; this is encoded by the coding sequence ATGAAGACACGTGAAGAATTGGCGCGGATGACGCGCGACGATTGCGCTGCAGCCTGCGCCGAACTCGTGCAGGAGCAGGGCAAAATCATCTCTTCGAAACACCGGCTCAGCGCCGCCGACGAGCAGCGGGTTCGCGAGCTGCAGGACGAATTCGACCAAGTCAACGGCCATCGCAAAAGGCTGGACGTGAAGTCGGGCCGCGAGCCGCTCGGCGAGGGCCGGACAAAGCTGGTTCCCGGCACCGATCCGGGCGATGGTGACCACGAACGCGGCAGCCGTGTCCCTGGCCGCGACCGAGCGATGCGCCTGCTGGAACGCGCTGTCAGCGACGGCACTGTCAACGCTTCCGGCGCCGAAACAGTCGAGCGCCAGCTCGACACCGGTTCATTGCTGGCCCGGTCCTGGTCGGCCCGGTGGGTGGCCGCGACCGGCAGCGAGGCCTACCGGTCAGCGTTCGCCAAGAAGGCTATCGACCCCGACAACGGGCATCTGTCCTGGACACCCGACGAGGCCGAGGCGTGGCGGGTCGCCACCGCCGTGCACGCCGAACGCAGCGCGATGTCGCTGACCGACAACCAAGGCGGCTACTTGGTGCCGTGGCACCTCGACCCGACAGTGCTGCTCACCAACGGCGGGTCCACCAACCCGCTGTTGCAGATCGCGCGTGTCGAGCCCACGTTCACCGACGTTTGGCACGGTGTCACCAGTGCCGGGGTGACCGCCGAATGGCTTGGTGAAGGCGACGAAGCCGCCGACGCGTCGCCGACGTTCGGTCAGCCCGCGATCCCGTGCCACAAGGCTTCCGCGTACGTCGAATGGTCGTTTGAGGTCGGCATGGACGCCGCTAGCTTCCTTGACGAGCTAGGAAAGTTGCTGCTCGACGGGCTCGACCAGTTGACAAGTGCGGCGAGCACGCTCGGCACGGGGACCGGTCAGCCGACCGGCGTGGTAACGGCTGTCGCCGCTGCGGGTGGTTCGGTGGTGTCGCCGACTGTTGCCGAAACATTCTCCGCAGCAGATATTTACAAGGTGCAAAACGAGGCAGCGCCACGCTGGCAGGCAAATTCATCGTGGATGATGGGTTTGGGTTTGATCAACACGGCGCGACAGTTTGAGACCGGAAACGGCGCGCTACGTTTCCCGGAGCTGCGCGACAACCCGCCGATGCTGCTGGGCCGCAACGTGTTCGAGAACTCACACATGGATGTGACGATCAATCCGGCTGTCACCGAAGACAATTTCGTCGCATTGTACGGCGACTTCAAGCAGTTCCTGATCACGGTTCGTTCGGGCTCGCTGCTTGAGCTGATCCCCAACGTGGTCGGCCCCAACCGCAGACCGGTGGGGCGTCGCGGTGGATTCTTGTGGGCCAGATACGGTTCCGGTGTTCTCGTGCCCGAAGCGTTCAGGCTGCTCTCGATCCCCACCACGGCCTAA
- a CDS encoding YfjI family protein — protein MADAPKGDRNTQLFRSAANLYELVAAGALDETDVYSALRDACRANLLEQEDGEKSVTDTIASARRRGFDNPRDLSNVGTRARAGGIYADHDDEPEPLRFNDFQRLERGFWTERESLQTIYLAALSRMCSPWPVLAHCVAIALAMLRPHIVLPPLIGGRGSLNWFGVVAAPSGATKSASESVAHELVRSTVRRRNLGSGEGFLDAYTRPANKETGEPAGLHESVLFVADEGDSLQVLGSRKNATLSSTLRSAFTGAQIGFSYRTNDLHLPAHSYRTVLVINIQPAKAGVLLDDRTGGLLQRFMWFPGVDQRVSRQAPPWPGPLVLPSPAAWQYPKELAVPFEAVEMIRDAAERQHRDCDEHDNLDAHALFVREKFAFALAVLDGRDEMTPDDWRLAGVAARVSTFTRDYVTQEVDRATVTEARKRGRTRGVEFDAANDEQSRQGFQRRRRLENWVVGKLREAGSDGVTEGTLRRRAAGRDQPHIAKVLLGLAESGEVRRLDPQPGERTVRWTLNG, from the coding sequence GTGGCCGACGCACCGAAAGGCGACCGCAACACCCAGCTGTTCCGGTCAGCGGCCAACCTGTACGAACTGGTCGCAGCGGGTGCGCTCGACGAAACCGACGTCTACAGCGCGTTGCGGGATGCCTGCCGGGCCAACCTTCTCGAACAGGAGGACGGGGAAAAATCGGTCACCGACACGATCGCCAGTGCTCGCCGTCGCGGATTCGACAACCCACGAGACCTGTCCAATGTCGGCACCAGGGCGCGGGCCGGTGGCATCTACGCCGATCATGACGACGAGCCGGAACCGCTACGGTTCAACGACTTCCAACGCCTTGAAAGGGGGTTCTGGACCGAGCGGGAGTCGCTGCAAACCATCTATCTTGCGGCACTGTCGCGGATGTGCTCACCGTGGCCGGTGCTCGCCCATTGTGTCGCCATCGCGTTGGCCATGCTGCGTCCGCACATTGTGTTGCCGCCGCTCATCGGCGGGCGCGGCTCGCTCAACTGGTTTGGTGTGGTCGCAGCCCCGTCAGGGGCAACCAAGTCAGCGTCGGAAAGTGTTGCACACGAGCTTGTTCGGTCGACAGTGCGGCGACGGAACCTGGGCAGCGGGGAGGGGTTTCTCGACGCCTACACGCGACCGGCCAACAAAGAAACCGGGGAACCTGCCGGGCTGCACGAGTCGGTGCTGTTCGTCGCCGACGAAGGCGACAGCCTGCAGGTGCTCGGCTCCCGTAAAAACGCGACCCTGTCGAGCACGCTGCGATCCGCGTTCACCGGCGCGCAGATCGGGTTCTCCTACCGCACCAACGATTTACACCTGCCAGCGCACAGCTATCGCACCGTTCTAGTGATCAACATTCAACCAGCCAAGGCGGGCGTGCTGCTCGACGACCGGACAGGCGGTCTACTGCAACGGTTCATGTGGTTTCCCGGCGTCGACCAGCGGGTGAGCAGGCAAGCCCCACCATGGCCTGGGCCGCTGGTGTTGCCGTCGCCCGCGGCGTGGCAGTACCCGAAAGAATTGGCGGTTCCTTTCGAGGCCGTCGAGATGATCCGCGATGCCGCAGAACGGCAACACCGTGACTGCGACGAGCACGACAACCTAGACGCACACGCCCTATTCGTGCGGGAAAAATTCGCGTTCGCACTGGCCGTGCTCGACGGCCGCGACGAAATGACGCCAGACGATTGGCGGTTGGCCGGGGTCGCGGCACGGGTGTCGACGTTCACGCGTGACTATGTCACTCAAGAGGTCGACCGCGCGACGGTTACCGAGGCCCGCAAGCGGGGCCGCACGCGTGGTGTCGAGTTCGACGCCGCCAACGACGAGCAGAGCCGCCAAGGTTTTCAGCGTCGCCGCCGACTTGAAAATTGGGTGGTCGGCAAGCTGCGCGAGGCGGGGTCAGACGGAGTCACCGAAGGCACATTGCGGCGTCGTGCAGCCGGTCGTGACCAGCCGCATATCGCCAAGGTACTGCTGGGTTTGGCCGAGTCCGGCGAGGTGCGCCGACTTGATCCGCAACCGGGTGAACGCACCGTGAGATGGACGCTGAACGGTTGA
- a CDS encoding dihydrodipicolinate reductase: MALRVVQWATGGVGVAAIKGVLEHPELELVGCWVHSPEKAGRDVGDIIGTAALGVIATDSVDEILALDADAVIYSPLIANPDEVEALLRSGKNVVTPVGWLYPSERSGASMRAAAVAGGATLHGTGIAPGGISEKFPLMLSAMSTGVTFVRAEEYSDLRTYEAPDVLRHVMGFGETPDKALTGPMQKMLDTGFIQAVRMCVDQLGFAADPRIQARQEIAVATAPIDSPMGTIEPGQVAARKFHWEALVDGEPVVRVTVNWLMGEDNLDPAWSFGPEGQRYEMEVRGNPDFTVSVKGFQSEVGGEGPEYGVVGTAAHCVNSVPAVCAAPPGIATYLDLPLISGKADPGRARAAAAH; encoded by the coding sequence ATGGCGTTGCGGGTCGTGCAATGGGCCACCGGTGGAGTGGGTGTAGCGGCGATCAAAGGGGTGCTTGAGCATCCCGAACTGGAGCTGGTCGGCTGCTGGGTGCACTCACCGGAAAAAGCCGGCCGCGACGTCGGGGACATCATCGGTACCGCCGCGCTCGGCGTGATCGCTACCGACAGCGTCGACGAGATCCTGGCGCTGGACGCAGACGCCGTCATCTACTCGCCGCTGATCGCCAACCCCGACGAGGTCGAGGCGCTGCTCCGATCCGGGAAGAACGTCGTCACCCCCGTCGGATGGCTGTATCCCAGCGAGCGTAGCGGGGCGTCGATGCGAGCGGCCGCCGTCGCCGGCGGTGCCACTCTGCACGGCACCGGAATAGCCCCGGGCGGTATCAGCGAGAAGTTCCCGCTGATGCTTTCGGCGATGTCCACCGGCGTGACGTTCGTGCGGGCCGAGGAGTACTCCGACCTGCGCACCTACGAGGCGCCCGACGTGCTGCGCCATGTGATGGGCTTCGGCGAAACCCCGGACAAGGCGCTGACCGGGCCGATGCAGAAGATGCTCGACACCGGGTTCATCCAGGCCGTGCGGATGTGTGTCGACCAGCTCGGGTTCGCCGCCGACCCGAGAATTCAGGCCCGACAAGAGATCGCCGTAGCCACCGCGCCGATCGACTCGCCGATGGGGACGATAGAACCGGGACAGGTCGCGGCCCGCAAGTTTCACTGGGAAGCGCTCGTCGACGGTGAGCCGGTGGTGCGGGTGACGGTGAATTGGCTGATGGGGGAGGACAATCTCGACCCGGCCTGGTCGTTCGGGCCGGAGGGGCAGCGCTACGAGATGGAAGTGCGCGGCAACCCCGACTTCACCGTATCGGTGAAGGGCTTCCAGTCCGAGGTCGGCGGAGAGGGCCCGGAGTACGGAGTGGTCGGCACCGCCGCGCACTGCGTGAACTCGGTTCCTGCGGTATGCGCGGCGCCTCCCGGGATCGCGACGTATCTCGACCTGCCGCTGATCAGTGGTAAGGCGGACCCGGGCAGGGCGCGCGCGGCGGCGGCGCACTGA
- a CDS encoding patatin-like phospholipase family protein, with protein MRVALALGSGGARGYAHIGVINELHERGHEIVGIAGSSMGALVGGLEAAGKLGEFTRWADGLTQRAVLRLLDPSLTSPGVLRAERILDAVRDMLGDVTIEELPVPFTSVATDLITGKAVWMQRGPVDDAIRASIAIPGLITPHVLDGRLLADGGILDPIPMAPIAASVADVTLAVSLSGDDPESRRDEQGARPSGEWLNRMWRTRSSLLDSRAARSLLDTQTGRAVLGRFMTGDDEPVVDDDSNTPAVPKLSSFDVMNRVIDIAQSALARHTLASYPPDLLIEVPRTVCRSLDFHRAAEVIEIGQELAATGLDALEARVSR; from the coding sequence ATGCGAGTCGCACTGGCGCTGGGCAGCGGCGGGGCACGCGGCTACGCCCACATCGGCGTCATCAACGAGCTCCATGAACGAGGCCACGAGATCGTCGGCATCGCCGGATCGTCAATGGGTGCCCTGGTCGGCGGGTTGGAGGCGGCCGGCAAGCTCGGCGAATTCACCCGCTGGGCCGACGGGTTGACCCAGCGGGCGGTGCTACGGCTGCTCGATCCTTCGTTGACCTCGCCCGGCGTACTGCGGGCAGAGAGAATCCTCGACGCCGTCCGTGACATGCTCGGTGACGTCACCATCGAGGAACTCCCGGTCCCGTTCACCTCGGTGGCCACCGACCTCATCACCGGCAAGGCGGTATGGATGCAGCGCGGTCCGGTCGATGACGCGATCCGGGCCTCGATCGCCATCCCCGGATTGATCACCCCGCATGTTCTCGACGGCCGGTTGCTGGCCGACGGCGGCATCCTGGACCCGATTCCGATGGCTCCCATCGCCGCTTCGGTCGCCGATGTCACGTTGGCGGTGAGCCTGTCCGGCGACGACCCCGAGTCCCGCCGGGACGAGCAGGGCGCTCGTCCCAGCGGTGAGTGGCTGAACCGAATGTGGCGCACCCGGTCCTCGCTGCTCGACTCCAGGGCGGCGCGTTCATTGCTCGATACCCAGACGGGTCGGGCAGTGCTGGGCCGCTTCATGACCGGCGATGACGAGCCGGTGGTGGACGACGACAGCAACACACCAGCGGTGCCGAAACTGAGCAGCTTCGATGTGATGAACCGGGTCATCGACATCGCGCAGTCGGCGCTGGCTCGTCACACGCTGGCCAGTTACCCACCCGATCTGTTGATCGAGGTGCCGCGCACGGTGTGTCGCAGTCTGGACTTCCACCGCGCCGCCGAGGTCATCGAGATCGGCCAGGAGTTGGCCGCGACCGGACTGGACGCGCTGGAAGCTCGCGTGTCACGTTAG
- a CDS encoding cation:dicarboxylate symporter family transporter, whose protein sequence is MTTTLDRPASGPAPEEPKKRRDRTHWLFIAVIISVIAGIGVGIFAPEIGKSVGVLGTMFVALIKMMIAPVIFCTIVLGIGSVRKAATIGKVGGLAFVYFMAMSTFALGIGLLVGNLLHPGSGLHLTEGAAGKGVELAEKAHESGGLMEFVQGIIPTSMFSALTAGSVLQALFIALLVGFALQGLGRAGEPILRGVEHLQKLVFKVLVMILWLAPIGAFGAIANVVGQTGWAAVGQLAALMLGFYLTCVIFVFGVLGVLLRAVARVSIFKLVRYLAREYLLIVSTSSSESALPRLIAKMEHLGVDRSTVGVVVPTGYSFNLDGTAIYLTMASLFIASALGDPLTLAEQIGLLLFMIVASKGAAGVTGAGLATLAGGLQAHRPDLLDGVGLIVGIDRFMSEARALTNFSGNAVATLLVGSWTHTMDRAKVKSVLAGDDPFDELTMLDDDHAKVPATV, encoded by the coding sequence ATGACAACGACATTGGACCGGCCGGCTTCGGGCCCGGCGCCCGAGGAGCCGAAGAAAAGGCGCGACCGTACCCACTGGTTGTTCATCGCCGTCATCATCTCGGTGATCGCCGGTATCGGCGTGGGCATCTTCGCTCCCGAGATCGGCAAGAGCGTCGGCGTGCTGGGCACGATGTTCGTGGCGCTGATCAAGATGATGATCGCGCCGGTCATCTTCTGCACGATCGTCTTGGGCATCGGATCGGTCCGTAAGGCCGCCACCATCGGCAAAGTGGGCGGATTGGCGTTCGTCTACTTCATGGCGATGTCGACATTCGCGTTGGGGATCGGCCTGCTCGTGGGCAACCTGCTGCACCCGGGTAGCGGCCTGCATCTGACCGAGGGCGCGGCGGGCAAAGGCGTCGAACTGGCCGAGAAGGCGCACGAGTCCGGCGGCCTGATGGAGTTCGTCCAGGGCATCATCCCGACATCGATGTTCTCGGCGTTGACCGCGGGCAGTGTGTTGCAGGCGCTGTTCATCGCGCTGCTGGTCGGTTTTGCGCTGCAAGGGCTGGGGCGCGCCGGCGAGCCGATCCTGCGTGGCGTCGAGCATCTGCAGAAGCTGGTGTTCAAGGTGCTGGTCATGATCCTGTGGCTGGCCCCGATCGGAGCGTTCGGTGCGATCGCCAACGTGGTCGGACAGACCGGGTGGGCCGCCGTGGGGCAACTGGCTGCCCTGATGCTCGGCTTCTACCTCACGTGCGTGATCTTCGTCTTCGGGGTGCTCGGCGTATTGCTGCGGGCGGTGGCTCGGGTCTCGATCTTCAAGCTGGTGCGCTACCTGGCCCGCGAGTATCTGTTGATCGTGTCGACCTCGTCGTCGGAATCGGCGCTGCCCCGGCTGATCGCGAAGATGGAACACCTCGGTGTGGACCGCTCGACAGTCGGTGTCGTTGTTCCCACCGGCTATTCGTTCAACCTGGACGGCACCGCGATCTACCTGACGATGGCCTCGCTGTTCATCGCCAGCGCCCTGGGTGACCCGTTGACGCTGGCCGAACAGATCGGTCTGCTGCTGTTCATGATCGTCGCCTCCAAGGGTGCGGCCGGCGTCACCGGCGCAGGTCTGGCCACGCTGGCCGGTGGTCTGCAGGCGCACCGCCCGGACCTGCTCGACGGAGTCGGACTGATCGTCGGCATCGACCGCTTCATGTCCGAGGCGCGAGCTCTGACCAACTTCTCCGGCAACGCGGTGGCCACGCTGTTGGTGGGGTCGTGGACACACACCATGGACCGGGCCAAGGTGAAGTCGGTCCTGGCCGGTGATGACCCGTTCGACGAGCTGACGATGCTCGACGACGATCACGCGAAGGTACCGGCGACGGTGTAG